Proteins found in one Brachypodium distachyon strain Bd21 chromosome 5, Brachypodium_distachyon_v3.0, whole genome shotgun sequence genomic segment:
- the LOC100839778 gene encoding uncharacterized protein LOC100839778 isoform X3, with protein MKPSDDRMQLLGLTQSEESSLDVEGYCYHNETFPCSPSMQPIASGCVHTENSAAYFLWPTSNLQHCAAEGRANYFGNLQKGLLPVLPGKLPKGQQANSLLDLMTVRAFHSKILRRFSLGTAVGFRIKKGVLTDIPAIIVFVARKVHKKWLNPNQCLPAILAGPGGVWCDVDVVEFSYYGAPAQTPKEQMFSELVNKLCGSDEYIGSGSQVASQDTFGTLGAIVKRRTNNRQVGFLTNRHVAVDLDYPNQKMFHPLPPNLGPGVYLGAVERATSFITDDVWYGIYAGTNPDMLPCCGRAETFVRADGAFIPFADDFDISTVTTIVREVGEIGDVKVIDLQCPINSLIGRQVCKVGRSSGHTTGTVMAYALEYNDEKGICFFTDLLVVGENRQTFDLEGDSGSLILLTSQDGEKPLPIGIIWGGTANRGRIKLTSDHGPENWTTGVDLGRLLDRLELDLIITNESLKDAVQQHRNALVAAVISAVGESSTVAATAPEEKAEEVFEPLGIKIQQLPRHDVTISATEGEDTANTSADVEEHQFISNFGSMSPARRDQDTPRNIGNLNNPSEEELTMSLHVGDREPKRLRSDAESNLDLEKRPRLDPESSLDLEKGPRSDPEASLDLEKRPPPDREPSLDLEKQPRSDPEARV; from the exons ATGAAGCCCTCAGATGACAGGATGCAACTCTTAGGTTTGACGCAATCGGAGGAGTCATCGCTTGACGTGGAGGGGTACTGCTATCATAATGAGACCTTTCCTTGTTCTCCGTCGATGCAACCGATTGCTTCTGGGTGTGTACACACAGAGAACAGCGCGGCGTATTTCTTATGGCCGACATCAAACCTACAGCATTGTGCGGCAGAGGGACGAGCAAACTACTTTGGGAACCTTCAGAAAGGACTACTGCCAGTGCTCCCTGGCAAGTTGCCCAAGGGCCAGCAAGCAAATAGCTTGCTTGACTTGATGACCGTAAGAGCTTTCCATAGCAAGATATTGCGGCGTTTCAGCCTTGGGACAGCAGTGGGCTTCCGCATAAAAAAAGGTGTTCTGACAGATATCCCTGCGATTATTGTCTTCGTTGCCAGGAAGGTTCACAAAAAGTGGCTTAATCCAAACCAATGCCTTCCTGCTATTCTTGCG GGTCCTGGAGGTGTTTGGTGTGATGTTGATGTTGTAGAATTTTCATACTACGGTGCACCGGCTCAAACACCTAAAGAACAAATGTTTAGTGAGCTTGTTAATAAGCTGTGTGGCAGTGATGAATATATAGGTTCAGGCTCTCAG GTTGCAAGCCAGGATACATTTGGAACTCTAGGTGCAATTGTGAAACGGCGCACCAACAACAGGCAGGTTGGTTTCCTCACCAACCGGCATGTTGCAGTTGACTTGGACTATCCTAACCAGAAGATGTTTCACCCATTGCCACCCAATCTTGGGCCTGGTGTTTATCTTGGAGCTGTCGAAAGGGCAACATCTTTCATCACAGATGATGTTTGGTATGGAATTTATGCTGGAACAAACCCAG ATATGCTACCCTGCTGTGGACGTGCAGAGACATTTGTACGAGCTGACGGGGCATTCATCCCATTTGCTGATGACTTTGACATTTCCACGGTCACAACTATAGTTAGGGAAGTTGGTGAGATTGGGGATGTTAAGGTTATAGATCTGCAGTGTCCTATCAATAGTCTCATAGGAAGGCAAGTTTGCAAAGTCGGCAGAAGCTCGGGTCACACAACTGGGACTGTGATGGCATATGCCCTTGAGTACAATGATGAGAAAGGCATATGCTTCTTCACGGACCTCCTCGTTGTTGGTGAGAACCGCCAAACATTTGATTTGGAAGGCGATAGCGGAAGCCTTATTCTCCTAACCAGTCAGGATGGGGAGAAGCCACTTCCTATAGGGATAATATGGGGTGGCACTGCAAACCGTGGGAGGATAAAGCTTACAAGTGACCATGGCCCTGAGAATTGGACTACCGGAGTTGATCTTGGCCGCCTTCTTGATCGTCTGGAACTTGATCTTATCATAACCAACGAATCACTCAAAG ATGCTGTGCAGCAGCACAGGAACGCTTTGGTGGCTGCAGTCATCTCTGCTGTTGGGGAGTCTTCCACGGTGGCTGCAACTGCTCCAGAAGAGAAGGCCGAAGAGGTCTTCGAGCCTTTGGGGATCAAAATTCAGCAGCTGCCTCGTCATGACGTGACAATCTCTGCAACTGAAGGGGAGGACACCGCCAACACATCGGCCGACGTAGAAGAGCATCAGTTCATCTCAAACTTCGGCAGTATGTCTCCAGCACGTCGCGACCAAGACACTCCAAGGAACATCGGCAATTTGAACAACCCATCAGAAGAAGAGCTCACCATGTCGCTGCACGTAGGCGACAGGGAGCCCAAGCGGCTTCGTTCAGATGCAGAATCAAACCTCGACCTCGAGAAACGCCCTCGTCTGGACCCAGAATCGAGCCTAGACCTGGAGAAGGGGCCTCGCTCTGACCCGGAAGCAAGCCTAGACCTCGAAAAGCGCCCTCCTCCGGACAGAGAACCAAGCCTAGACCTGGAGAAGCAGCCTCGTTCAGACCCAGAAGCGAGAGTCTAG
- the LOC100839778 gene encoding uncharacterized protein LOC100839778 isoform X1, giving the protein MQTTHFRDFCFLSFPCHFYLLFALIFRAVASPIHYICQLFSTMKPSDDRMQLLGLTQSEESSLDVEGYCYHNETFPCSPSMQPIASGCVHTENSAAYFLWPTSNLQHCAAEGRANYFGNLQKGLLPVLPGKLPKGQQANSLLDLMTVRAFHSKILRRFSLGTAVGFRIKKGVLTDIPAIIVFVARKVHKKWLNPNQCLPAILAGPGGVWCDVDVVEFSYYGAPAQTPKEQMFSELVNKLCGSDEYIGSGSQVASQDTFGTLGAIVKRRTNNRQVGFLTNRHVAVDLDYPNQKMFHPLPPNLGPGVYLGAVERATSFITDDVWYGIYAGTNPDMLPCCGRAETFVRADGAFIPFADDFDISTVTTIVREVGEIGDVKVIDLQCPINSLIGRQVCKVGRSSGHTTGTVMAYALEYNDEKGICFFTDLLVVGENRQTFDLEGDSGSLILLTSQDGEKPLPIGIIWGGTANRGRIKLTSDHGPENWTTGVDLGRLLDRLELDLIITNESLKDAVQQHRNALVAAVISAVGESSTVAATAPEEKAEEVFEPLGIKIQQLPRHDVTISATEGEDTANTSADVEEHQFISNFGSMSPARRDQDTPRNIGNLNNPSEEELTMSLHVGDREPKRLRSDAESNLDLEKRPRLDPESSLDLEKGPRSDPEASLDLEKRPPPDREPSLDLEKQPRSDPEARV; this is encoded by the exons ATGCAAACAACACATTTTCGAGATTTCTGTTTTCTCAGTTTCCCCTGCCATTTTTACCTCTTGTTTGCTCTCATTTTTAGGGCCGTAGCTTCTCCTATCCATTACATCTGCCAACTGTTCAGCACAATGAAGCCCTCAGATGACAGGATGCAACTCTTAGGTTTGACGCAATCGGAGGAGTCATCGCTTGACGTGGAGGGGTACTGCTATCATAATGAGACCTTTCCTTGTTCTCCGTCGATGCAACCGATTGCTTCTGGGTGTGTACACACAGAGAACAGCGCGGCGTATTTCTTATGGCCGACATCAAACCTACAGCATTGTGCGGCAGAGGGACGAGCAAACTACTTTGGGAACCTTCAGAAAGGACTACTGCCAGTGCTCCCTGGCAAGTTGCCCAAGGGCCAGCAAGCAAATAGCTTGCTTGACTTGATGACCGTAAGAGCTTTCCATAGCAAGATATTGCGGCGTTTCAGCCTTGGGACAGCAGTGGGCTTCCGCATAAAAAAAGGTGTTCTGACAGATATCCCTGCGATTATTGTCTTCGTTGCCAGGAAGGTTCACAAAAAGTGGCTTAATCCAAACCAATGCCTTCCTGCTATTCTTGCG GGTCCTGGAGGTGTTTGGTGTGATGTTGATGTTGTAGAATTTTCATACTACGGTGCACCGGCTCAAACACCTAAAGAACAAATGTTTAGTGAGCTTGTTAATAAGCTGTGTGGCAGTGATGAATATATAGGTTCAGGCTCTCAG GTTGCAAGCCAGGATACATTTGGAACTCTAGGTGCAATTGTGAAACGGCGCACCAACAACAGGCAGGTTGGTTTCCTCACCAACCGGCATGTTGCAGTTGACTTGGACTATCCTAACCAGAAGATGTTTCACCCATTGCCACCCAATCTTGGGCCTGGTGTTTATCTTGGAGCTGTCGAAAGGGCAACATCTTTCATCACAGATGATGTTTGGTATGGAATTTATGCTGGAACAAACCCAG ATATGCTACCCTGCTGTGGACGTGCAGAGACATTTGTACGAGCTGACGGGGCATTCATCCCATTTGCTGATGACTTTGACATTTCCACGGTCACAACTATAGTTAGGGAAGTTGGTGAGATTGGGGATGTTAAGGTTATAGATCTGCAGTGTCCTATCAATAGTCTCATAGGAAGGCAAGTTTGCAAAGTCGGCAGAAGCTCGGGTCACACAACTGGGACTGTGATGGCATATGCCCTTGAGTACAATGATGAGAAAGGCATATGCTTCTTCACGGACCTCCTCGTTGTTGGTGAGAACCGCCAAACATTTGATTTGGAAGGCGATAGCGGAAGCCTTATTCTCCTAACCAGTCAGGATGGGGAGAAGCCACTTCCTATAGGGATAATATGGGGTGGCACTGCAAACCGTGGGAGGATAAAGCTTACAAGTGACCATGGCCCTGAGAATTGGACTACCGGAGTTGATCTTGGCCGCCTTCTTGATCGTCTGGAACTTGATCTTATCATAACCAACGAATCACTCAAAG ATGCTGTGCAGCAGCACAGGAACGCTTTGGTGGCTGCAGTCATCTCTGCTGTTGGGGAGTCTTCCACGGTGGCTGCAACTGCTCCAGAAGAGAAGGCCGAAGAGGTCTTCGAGCCTTTGGGGATCAAAATTCAGCAGCTGCCTCGTCATGACGTGACAATCTCTGCAACTGAAGGGGAGGACACCGCCAACACATCGGCCGACGTAGAAGAGCATCAGTTCATCTCAAACTTCGGCAGTATGTCTCCAGCACGTCGCGACCAAGACACTCCAAGGAACATCGGCAATTTGAACAACCCATCAGAAGAAGAGCTCACCATGTCGCTGCACGTAGGCGACAGGGAGCCCAAGCGGCTTCGTTCAGATGCAGAATCAAACCTCGACCTCGAGAAACGCCCTCGTCTGGACCCAGAATCGAGCCTAGACCTGGAGAAGGGGCCTCGCTCTGACCCGGAAGCAAGCCTAGACCTCGAAAAGCGCCCTCCTCCGGACAGAGAACCAAGCCTAGACCTGGAGAAGCAGCCTCGTTCAGACCCAGAAGCGAGAGTCTAG
- the LOC100840079 gene encoding lecithin-cholesterol acyltransferase-like 4, translating to MALLEDLIRAIELWLRIAKEQVPLVDPNLDPVLLVPGIGGSILEAVDEAGNKERVWVRILAADHECREKLWSKFDASTGKTVSVDEKIRITVPDDRYGLYAIDTLDPDMIIGDDSVYYYHDMIVEMIKWGYQEGKTLFGFGYDFRQSNRLSEALDNFARKLESVYTASGGKKINLITHSMGGLLVKCFVSLHSDVFEKYVKSWIAIAAPFQGAPGYINTGLLNGMSFVEGWQSNFFISKWTMQQLLIECPSIYELLASTTFHWEDTPLLQIWREKLDNDGKKSALLESYGPDEAVKMIAKALSKHEIISDGNHIPLPLNSDILSWSKETQDILSQAKLPKSVKFYNIYGIDYDTAHTVCYGSEQHPISKLSHLLYTQGKFICVDGDGSVPAESAKADGLDAVARVGVTADHRGIVCDRHVFRIVQHWLHAGEPDPFYDPLNDYVILPTVFEVEKHFEKRGEITSVKEDWEIISTSEGDETKRPAELPPMVSTLSASREGKEEAQATIVVHPESEGRQHVEVRAVGVSHGG from the exons ATGGCTTTGCTGGAGGATTTGATCAGGGCGATAGAGCTGTGGCTGCGGATTGCCAAGGAGCAGGTGCCCCTGGTGGACCCCAACCTCGACCCGGTGCTGCTCGTGCCTGGCATCGGCGGCTCCATTCTCGAAGCCGTCGATGaggccgggaacaaggagAGGGTGTGGGTGCgcatcctcgccgccgaccacgAGTGCCGCGAGAAGCTCTGGTCCAAGTTTGATGCCTCCACTG GCAAAACTGTCTCTGTGGATGAGAAAATAAGAATCACCGTCCCAGATGATAGGTATGGATTGTACGCCATCGACACATTGGATCCGGATATG ATTATTGGTGATGACAGTGTTTACTACTATCATGACATGATAGTGGAAATGATTAAGTGGGGGTATCAAGAAGGGAAAACACTATTCGGATTTGGTTATGATTTCCGCCAAAGTAACAG GCTTTCAGAAGCACTTGACAATTTTGCCAGGAAGTTGGAGTCAGTGTACACAGCTTCTGGAGGAAAAAAGATCAATTTAATTACTCATTCAATGGGCGGATTGCTTGTTAAATGCTTTGTGTCTCTCCATAGTGAT GTCTTTGAAAAATATGTAAAGAGTTGGATTGCAATTGCTGCACCATTTCAAG GTGCACCTGGGTATATAAATACTGGTCTGCTGAATGGAATGTCTTTTGTCGAAGGATGGCAAtcgaatttttttatttccaaaTGGACTATGCAGCAATTG TTAATAGAATGTCCATCAATATACGAGTTGTTGGCTAGCACAACCTTCCACTGGGAAGACACTCCATTGCTACAAATCTGGAGGGAGAAGTTGGATAATGATGGCAAGAAAAGTGCTTTGCTAGAGTCGTATGGGCCAGATGAAGCAGTAAAGATGATAGCAAAAGCTCTTTCCAAGCATGAG ATTATCTCTGATGGTAATCACATCCCTTTGCCACTTAATTCGGATATATTGAGCTGGTCAAAGGAAACTCAAGATATTTTATCCCAGGCAAAGCTTCCAAAATCAGTGAAGTTCTACAATATTTACGGGATTGATTATGACACTGCTCATACTGTTTG CTATGGGAGCGAACAACATCCTATTTCAAAACTTAGTCACCTTTTATATACTCAG GGTAAATTCATCTGTGTTGATGGTGATGGATCAGTCCCAGCAGAATCAGCAAAG GCGGATGGCCTTGATGCAGTGGCAAGAGTCGGGGTTACAGCTGACCACCGAGGAATTGTCTGCGATCGCCATGTGTTCCGGATAGTCCAGCACTGGCTGCATGCCGGCGAACCTGACCCGTTCTACGACCCCCTCAACGATTATGTCATCCTCCCTACTGTTTTTGAGGTCGAGAAGCACTTTGAGAAACGCGGGGAGATCACGTCGGTCAAGGAGGACTGGGAAATAATCTCGACCAGCGAAGGCGACGAGACCAAAAGGCCAGCCGAGCTCCCTCCTATGGTCAGCACACTGTCAGCCTCCCGTGAGGGTAAGGAGGAGGCACAGGCCACCATCGTGGTCCACCCAGAGAGCGAAGGGCGGCAGCATGTGGAAGTCAGGGCTGTCGGAGTAAGCCATGGTGGCTAG
- the LOC100839778 gene encoding uncharacterized protein LOC100839778 isoform X2 produces MQTTHFRDFCFLSFPCHFYLLFALIFRAVASPIHYICQLFSTMKPSDDRMQLLGLTQSEESSLDVEGYCYHNETFPCSPSMQPIASGCVHTENSAAYFLWPTSNLQHCAAEGRANYFGNLQKGLLPVLPGKLPKGQQANSLLDLMTVRAFHSKILRRFSLGTAVGFRIKKGVLTDIPAIIVFVARKVHKKWLNPNQCLPAILAGPGGVWCDVDVVEFSYYGAPAQTPKEQMFSELVNKLCGSDEYIGSGSQVASQDTFGTLGAIVKRRTNNRQVGFLTNRHVAVDLDYPNQKMFHPLPPNLGPGVYLGAVERATSFITDDVWYGIYAGTNPETFVRADGAFIPFADDFDISTVTTIVREVGEIGDVKVIDLQCPINSLIGRQVCKVGRSSGHTTGTVMAYALEYNDEKGICFFTDLLVVGENRQTFDLEGDSGSLILLTSQDGEKPLPIGIIWGGTANRGRIKLTSDHGPENWTTGVDLGRLLDRLELDLIITNESLKDAVQQHRNALVAAVISAVGESSTVAATAPEEKAEEVFEPLGIKIQQLPRHDVTISATEGEDTANTSADVEEHQFISNFGSMSPARRDQDTPRNIGNLNNPSEEELTMSLHVGDREPKRLRSDAESNLDLEKRPRLDPESSLDLEKGPRSDPEASLDLEKRPPPDREPSLDLEKQPRSDPEARV; encoded by the exons ATGCAAACAACACATTTTCGAGATTTCTGTTTTCTCAGTTTCCCCTGCCATTTTTACCTCTTGTTTGCTCTCATTTTTAGGGCCGTAGCTTCTCCTATCCATTACATCTGCCAACTGTTCAGCACAATGAAGCCCTCAGATGACAGGATGCAACTCTTAGGTTTGACGCAATCGGAGGAGTCATCGCTTGACGTGGAGGGGTACTGCTATCATAATGAGACCTTTCCTTGTTCTCCGTCGATGCAACCGATTGCTTCTGGGTGTGTACACACAGAGAACAGCGCGGCGTATTTCTTATGGCCGACATCAAACCTACAGCATTGTGCGGCAGAGGGACGAGCAAACTACTTTGGGAACCTTCAGAAAGGACTACTGCCAGTGCTCCCTGGCAAGTTGCCCAAGGGCCAGCAAGCAAATAGCTTGCTTGACTTGATGACCGTAAGAGCTTTCCATAGCAAGATATTGCGGCGTTTCAGCCTTGGGACAGCAGTGGGCTTCCGCATAAAAAAAGGTGTTCTGACAGATATCCCTGCGATTATTGTCTTCGTTGCCAGGAAGGTTCACAAAAAGTGGCTTAATCCAAACCAATGCCTTCCTGCTATTCTTGCG GGTCCTGGAGGTGTTTGGTGTGATGTTGATGTTGTAGAATTTTCATACTACGGTGCACCGGCTCAAACACCTAAAGAACAAATGTTTAGTGAGCTTGTTAATAAGCTGTGTGGCAGTGATGAATATATAGGTTCAGGCTCTCAG GTTGCAAGCCAGGATACATTTGGAACTCTAGGTGCAATTGTGAAACGGCGCACCAACAACAGGCAGGTTGGTTTCCTCACCAACCGGCATGTTGCAGTTGACTTGGACTATCCTAACCAGAAGATGTTTCACCCATTGCCACCCAATCTTGGGCCTGGTGTTTATCTTGGAGCTGTCGAAAGGGCAACATCTTTCATCACAGATGATGTTTGGTATGGAATTTATGCTGGAACAAACCCAG AGACATTTGTACGAGCTGACGGGGCATTCATCCCATTTGCTGATGACTTTGACATTTCCACGGTCACAACTATAGTTAGGGAAGTTGGTGAGATTGGGGATGTTAAGGTTATAGATCTGCAGTGTCCTATCAATAGTCTCATAGGAAGGCAAGTTTGCAAAGTCGGCAGAAGCTCGGGTCACACAACTGGGACTGTGATGGCATATGCCCTTGAGTACAATGATGAGAAAGGCATATGCTTCTTCACGGACCTCCTCGTTGTTGGTGAGAACCGCCAAACATTTGATTTGGAAGGCGATAGCGGAAGCCTTATTCTCCTAACCAGTCAGGATGGGGAGAAGCCACTTCCTATAGGGATAATATGGGGTGGCACTGCAAACCGTGGGAGGATAAAGCTTACAAGTGACCATGGCCCTGAGAATTGGACTACCGGAGTTGATCTTGGCCGCCTTCTTGATCGTCTGGAACTTGATCTTATCATAACCAACGAATCACTCAAAG ATGCTGTGCAGCAGCACAGGAACGCTTTGGTGGCTGCAGTCATCTCTGCTGTTGGGGAGTCTTCCACGGTGGCTGCAACTGCTCCAGAAGAGAAGGCCGAAGAGGTCTTCGAGCCTTTGGGGATCAAAATTCAGCAGCTGCCTCGTCATGACGTGACAATCTCTGCAACTGAAGGGGAGGACACCGCCAACACATCGGCCGACGTAGAAGAGCATCAGTTCATCTCAAACTTCGGCAGTATGTCTCCAGCACGTCGCGACCAAGACACTCCAAGGAACATCGGCAATTTGAACAACCCATCAGAAGAAGAGCTCACCATGTCGCTGCACGTAGGCGACAGGGAGCCCAAGCGGCTTCGTTCAGATGCAGAATCAAACCTCGACCTCGAGAAACGCCCTCGTCTGGACCCAGAATCGAGCCTAGACCTGGAGAAGGGGCCTCGCTCTGACCCGGAAGCAAGCCTAGACCTCGAAAAGCGCCCTCCTCCGGACAGAGAACCAAGCCTAGACCTGGAGAAGCAGCCTCGTTCAGACCCAGAAGCGAGAGTCTAG
- the LOC100840382 gene encoding cysteine-rich and transmembrane domain-containing protein WIH2 has protein sequence MSYPPPGTAYPAPGQQAAYPPALAYGAPPPVAADYYPPKDGGATYVQQQAPPPESQDRGGDGFWKGCCAAICCCCLLDMCF, from the exons ATGAGCTACCCGCCACCGGGCACGGCGTACCCGGCGCCGGGCCAGCAGGCCGCCTacccgccggcgctggcgtacggagcgccgccgcctgtcGCCGCCGACTACTACCCGCCCAAGGACGGCGGCGCCACGTATGTCCAGCAgcaggccccgccgccggaaTCTCAggaccgcggcggcgacggcttcTGGAAAGGATG CTGTGCGGctatctgctgctgctgcctgctcgACATGTGCTTCTGA
- the LOC100834471 gene encoding tyrosine decarboxylase 1: MSSNSCPAAAAATFTTPPGAHPLPLDADAFRRQGRQVADFIADYYDRIEDYPVRPNVSPGFLAAQLPDAAPSWPEEPDALASALRDVRDLILPGLTHWQSPRHFAHFAATASNAGALGEFLAAGLNVNPFTWAASPAAAELEVVVTDWLGQALGLPEKLLFRGGSGGGGTLLGTSCEAMLCTIVAARDQKLLKIGEDRIGDLVVYCSDQTHFSFKKAARVAGIRRGNCRVIPTRFEDGFALSPAALAAAVRDDVARGKVPLFLCATVGTTATGAVDPVRELCAAVGAGHGSGVWVHVDAAYAGGACVCPEFRHVAAGAEEADSFSTNPHKWLLANMDCCALWIRRPGLLVAALGAGEDEDAILNKAPPAARGMQADLMVDYKDWQVPLSRRFRALKLWLVLRCHGVEGLRGVVRGHVRMAAAFEAMVRADPRFEVPVPPAFALVCFRLRPLAAHPGSSSGIDEVNGRLLEAVNGTGRAYMSGAVVGGAYVLRCAVGNSLTEDRHVREAWSVVQEQADAILAPSDDEDRCCTDQIQTEMELQRRPLGAAADVFA, encoded by the coding sequence ATGAGCTCGAACTCGTGcccggctgccgccgctgcaaCATTCACAACTCCACCCGGCGCCCATCCCCTGCCGCTGGACGCCGACGCGTTCCGGCGCCAGGGCCGGCAGGTGGCGGACTTCATCGCGGACTACTACGACCGCATCGAGGACTACCCCGTCCGCCCTAACGTCTCCCCAGGGTTCCTCGCCGCGCAGCTCCCGGACGCGGCACCATCATGGCCGGAGGAACCCGACGCGCTCGCCTCGGCGCTGCGCGACGTCCGGGACCTCATCCTTCCTGGCCTCACCCACTGGCAGAGCCCGCGCCATTTCGCGCACTTCGCGGCCACGGCCAGCAACGCGGGCGCGCTCGGCGAGTTCCTGGCCGCCGGGCTCAACGTGAACCCTTTCACGTGGGCCGCCtcgcccgccgcggccgagcTCGAGGTCGTCGTCACGGACTGGCTCGGCCAGGCGCTGGGCCTACCCGAGAAGCTCCTCttccgcggcggcagcggcggcgggggcacgcTGCTGGGCACGTCCTGCGAGGCCATGCTGTGCACGATCGTCGCGGCAAGGGACCAGAAGCTCTTGAAGATCGGCGAGGACAGGATCGGCGACCTTGTCGTTTACTGCTCCGACCAGACGCATTTCTCGTTCAAGAAGGCCGCGCGCGTGGCCGGCATCCGGCGCGGGAACTGCCGGGTGATCCCCACGCGGTTCGAGGACGGGTTCGCGCTCTCGCCCGCCGCGCTGGCAGCCGCCGTGCGTGACGACGTGGCGAGGGGAAAGGTCCCGCTGTTCCTCTGCGCGACGGTGGGCACCACGGCGACCGGCGCCGTGGACCCTGTCCGCGAGCTCTGCGCCGCCGTGGGAGCGGGACATGGCAGCGGCGTGTGGGTGCACGTGGACGCGGCGTACGCGGGCGGCGCCTGCGTGTGCCCGGAGTTCCGGCAcgtggcggcgggagcggaggaggccgaCTCGTTCAGCACCAACCCGCACAAGTGGCTGCTTGCCAACATGGACTGCTGCGCGCTGTGGATCAGGCGGCCCGGGCTGCTGGTCGCCGCGctcggcgccggggaagacgaagacgCGATCCTAAACAAGGCGCCACCGGCCGCGCGCGGCATGCAGGCCGACTTGATGGTGGACTACAAGGACTGGCAGGTGCCGCTGAGCCGGCGGTTCCGGGCGCTGAAGCTGTGGCTGGTGCTCCGGTGCCACGGCGTGGAAGGGCTCCGCGGCGTGGTGCGCGGCCACGTCCgcatggccgccgccttcgAGGCCATGGTCCGCGCCGACCCGCGCTTCGAGGTGCCCGTGCCCCCGGCGTTCGCGCTCGTGTGCTTCCGCCTCCGCCCACTAGCTGCTCAtccaggcagcagcagcggcattGACGAGGTGAACGGGAGGCTGCTGGAGGCGGTGAACGGGACGGGGCGGGCGTACATGAGCGGCGCCGTGGTGGGGGGAGCCTACGTGCTGCGGTGCGCCGTCGGGAACTCGCTCACGGAGGACCGCCACGTCCGGGAGGCCTGGAGCGTCGTGCAGGAGCAGGCCGACGCTATCTTGGCCCCGTCCGACGACGAGGACCGTTGTTGCACGGATCAGATTCAGACCGAAATGGAATTACAACGACGGCCGCTCGGCGCTGCTGCCGACGTATTTGCTTAA